The following nucleotide sequence is from Populus trichocarpa isolate Nisqually-1 chromosome 11, P.trichocarpa_v4.1, whole genome shotgun sequence.
GATGCAACCAttgtttgttaaataaaaaaaacttaccaaACAAGTACAAATCACCCTCGGTATAATATTTTACAGCAACCTCAGGTGCAGgcaattttttcaaatcatctaCAAAGATTAGAAGCAAACTTAATGTATCAGAATAAAGGTCGTTGATGTTGGACAAGATGAATCTATAAAGTTAAGCATATGATAGAGATCATTCATCAAACTGTTTTGCGTGCTGATAGATTTTTGGGGTGACCCATGACCTGAATACATATGCATAAAGATTTTTGGTATCATCAAGCCGTtggtttaatagcatccaaggCATCCTAACTCAGAAGTTATCAGTCAAATTATAGATGACTGCTAGTAATTAACTGTATcacatgaaaaatcataaatggttGTCTTAAGGGTTAGCAACTCTATTCACAtaatttaactcaaaaaaataagaaaaggaaacgtGTACAGAATGAAAATATGAAGTGACAGTAGCCAAATGACAAGCACAAGTGAAACAGAGGAAACGGAAATTGGTTTTTTCTCAACATCAATACTCACAGATGATGGACGTGCAAGCAACTACTCTagtatcatcaacaaacatatGAAACTCTTAACATACCTCCTTGGGCCTTGATAAATTTGTCATAAGTTGCAAATGCATGGCTCTCAACACATTCAGAGAAGTgatctgaaaaaaaatgatcaggTTGAATTGATCAAATTCGACATTTTGAGATAAATGACTACGTGTAGGTTATTCTGCAAAAGACTCATCCATAAGACGATTTATTTTGGGTGCTTTTCCAATGGGATTAGAGCAATATAAAGGAATTGAGTTATCAAAATCACCAACTTGAGCTCAATATCAAAATACCAATTTGAGATAAATGACTGTAGATTTTCAGCAAGACAATTTATTAAGGGTGCTTTTCCTGTGGCTTGAAGCAACATGGggaaaagagtaaaaaaaaaaattaaaagtggctataaaataaatcatgtttatCTGTTTCAAACTAAAATAGAAACCAACAAACATGGAACTTTTTAGAGCTCTATGAGATCAAATAATGCTTATGAGAGTTCCAAAAATATgttcaaaattgaaatttttagacAGGCATACCTGgttcatcattttgtttcaGTTATGTTCTCATAAATTGATAAATTCTCATATCATTCAATCACTCAAGACTAAAGAGGATTGAATGAGATGTTACAATGCAAGGAAGTTATTAACCAGAAAACCAGATGTGCGTACTTACATGCCATTCTTGGGCTCAATGCATACATTAAGACTGTCATGAAATAATAAGAGGTTGCTATAACTTGAGCAAGAAGCCGGTCAAACCACCAAGAATTACCACCCAATTCCTGCAGCCAAATCAAGATGCCATCAGAATCATGAGAATTATGCTATAGTGTTTTGTATGTGGAGCCACTGAACCATATATAAATAACCCTAAGTGTCACGGGTTGAGTTTGCATATTCTGTATTTTATGACCAATCTTCATTGGAAAAGGAGCATGTTTATCCATTTTCTTCCTCgattttctttcatctttactTCATCTATATTAAGTTTACAGATCATCTCGTATTCAAATGCCATCCCATGCAATAAATGACAAATTGAAACAGTGAAACAACATTTACTGGACTTGAGACCATGACTGCTGACCATAATCAACAGAGAAAACATAAAAGACAAAATGTCCCACTAACAGAAATCAATAATAGAAACATGCAACCATTAAACTGCAAAAGATACTTACTTCCATGATAAGCAAGTGATGCATCTCATTCCAGCTCTCAGCAAAATGCACTTTGAGATAATCAGCTCTTCTCCACCAACCAAAACTCTCATACATGTGAAGAACAGATATAAAGGCTGCCATTGTTCAGAAATCGACAGTTactattaaattcaatatttgtACAGCATAATGAGAGCAATTCAAAGAACCCCAAAACCAAGTCAGCAAATTCAATTTTGACGAACTGCAATAATTTCTCATCGCATCATGGAAGTATGATATATACACTAATACAATGTGCAATCAAATTTTCTCTTGTTGAAAGCATAATCACACCCAAAAGATCATTTTCTACATGACCATCGATATTCCAACCCATCAATAACCCCGGTTCTAAAATTTAATCACATAAGCCTTGTTTAGTTTGAAACTAATAAACCCTTATTGGGTTTtatcaaaattgaaagagaaatcaatatatattagTAATACTGACCAAAATAAGGAACTCTAGCAATAGTTTCCAAAACAAAGAACCTAGCATAATCGCGGTCGTGATAAAGAGTATCAAGAATTTTTATCACCGAATCCtgccaataaaaaacaatcaagaaatgaaaagcacAATCAATTACATACAAAAACCCCAATTTCCTTATAATACAACCAAATTGGGAACAttgaaatcaattattaaatagAAATCAACAAACCAGAAACCCTTGCAATTCAATGCaagcaaatgaaaataaatcagTAAATCATACAGTGAGAAAGACATTGACAGATTGCTCAAGCTTGATAGCCCAAGTCTCTAATCCACCAGGCGATGAAGATTGTGGTGAGCCCCGAACAGGCTCATGAGTGAAAGTCTTTGGTTGAAATGATTCCTCAACAACAACTTTCTTCTCTTCATCTTCTCTCAAAATTGTTGCTTGAACTCTACACaactttctatatataaaaaaaagataaaaaacaaaaactttcatCAGTAATCTCAATCAATATTAGAAATTTGATGGTGATTAATGTTCTTGATTAGcaactaaaaacaacaaaagcaaatACCTGGAAGGAAGAAAGGGATGTGAAGTGCggttgctgctgttgttgcGTTTGAAAAGCAAAGGGTTTTGTGGGGTTTTAGTGAGATGTCTTCTGGTTTTAAAGGATGAGGAGAGTGTGAATACAGtacatgaagaagaagagagaccTGCTGCTgccattttcttattatttttgagAGATTAGCTGCTGAGAAGCTGTCTGAACATAAATGAGAACAAATTGCAGAAGTtgttagaagaagaagaacagtgTGAGTACGGTTGATTGATTTAAGGCAAGGAAATGGAAACGGTCGTAACGGGTAGTGTCGTCGTTTATGGTGTGGCAAGCTGGGCGTTTTCTGTGGCCGAATCCATGGTAGTGGTATATTCCTCAATTTGTCTTCGTCTTTGCTGCCTACCGGGTTGGACCCTACTTTAAATTAGGTTGactaatttaaaatgaaatttaaaaataaattataaagttaaattcagttttattcaagttttaatttaagaaatgactggttttgatcaaattaactgaTGCAGGagagttttcaagaaaaaaaattaattattattttttttatttaattttaaaaaaaaatcttttatttagtttaggaaataaaatattgaaattgataattttgtttttctaatttatttataatttatattactttattttattttttagtttcttagtttatttatgatggtttttaaatttatttaagaagttgtaaatatcttaaataaacaaaccatattataattttctatttactaataaaattatgaattatagttcatatattctatttattattattttattttttatgtttttatctacattattaattttcatccaatttaatataaaattcaacccaggtcaattttaaaattgatgaatcaCCAATTAGATTAATAATCTATTTAGTTAGGGTTTAATAACATTATGTTTATACATATTCCTCTTTATGtttagaatataaatttgaatatttcttttataatacCACTACactatatgtattttttatgtttttttatttattctatttttttattcaattcaatgacaaaagattaaacaaataaatttatgatttactttttaaaataattttctttaataatatatatatatatatatatatatatatatatatatatataatagcatTAAGAggattattgatttaaaaatatgatagtatagaaaaaattaacatggaaaaaatataaaaacacataaaaaaaatctaatatacttcactgtaaataaattataaataagagaaatcagaaattaaaatagaggatattattaagaaaactcaaaaacttagataataatatataaaaatcagaaattaaaatagaggaagttattaaaaaaaaaacctcaaaaacttagaataataatatagaaaaggAAGGACCCTAGGCTGAGAGCTTAGTTGAAGCGCGTCTGGGCTCTCTCCAAGTGCACCTAAGGTCAAGTTCAGCCcgcttaattttttaaaagaaaatccatCAATGAATGACGCGTCGTTCATGCATCAtacttgaaaaggaaaaagagaaggTAATAGACGAGTGAAGTGAGGAGGGAAAAGACTTGAAAGAAACTTTCTGAGTTTGGCCTTTGCTGCATGGAGCAAGGCACTGAGCTGTAAGTAATATGCCAGATTGAATGAATTTTCGGACATagtctctggttttttttttttttggtagaaatGGGTGAGATGgtggttttaatttttagtaaattatAACTAGTtttacaaaacaattaaaaagatttataatTGTTGCTAAAAATCTgcaattatatcaaatttaaaggaaggaaaaaaaaaaacaccccctTGCTATTTTGAAGCTGTAAGATAGGTTTTGATCAGGCCGAGAATGCGTA
It contains:
- the LOC7485412 gene encoding ubiquinol oxidase 4, chloroplastic/chromoplastic, whose protein sequence is MAAAGLSSSSCTVFTLSSSFKTRRHLTKTPQNPLLFKRNNSSNRTSHPFLPSRKLCRVQATILREDEEKKVVVEESFQPKTFTHEPVRGSPQSSSPGGLETWAIKLEQSVNVFLTDSVIKILDTLYHDRDYARFFVLETIARVPYFAFISVLHMYESFGWWRRADYLKVHFAESWNEMHHLLIMEELGGNSWWFDRLLAQVIATSYYFMTVLMYALSPRMAYHFSECVESHAFATYDKFIKAQGDDLKKLPAPEVAVKYYTEGDLYLFDEFQTSRAPHSRRPKIENLYDVFLNVRDDEAEHCKTMKACQTHGNLRSPHSYPEDAFEDDTGCDLPQADCEGIVDCIKKSVTSPPSKQNI